The following are encoded in a window of Candidatus Binatia bacterium genomic DNA:
- a CDS encoding efflux RND transporter permease subunit, translating to FTTPFVIMLPIPLSLIGILPAHAALGAFFTATSMIGFIAGAGITVRNSIILVDFIELRRRQGLPLREAVVDAGAVRFRPMVLTAAAVSVGGAVILFDPIFQGLALSLIGGEIASTAISRVAVPVLYYMMRARSERPLPGSRPETLSRPRRSAEPETVTAAPVAPAV from the coding sequence TTCACCACCCCCTTCGTGATCATGCTGCCGATTCCGCTGAGCCTCATCGGGATCCTTCCCGCGCACGCGGCGCTCGGCGCCTTCTTCACGGCGACCTCGATGATCGGCTTCATCGCCGGGGCCGGCATCACCGTGCGGAACTCGATCATCCTCGTCGATTTCATCGAGCTGCGCCGTCGCCAGGGGCTCCCGCTGCGCGAGGCGGTGGTGGACGCGGGGGCGGTGCGCTTCCGTCCGATGGTCCTCACGGCGGCGGCCGTCTCGGTCGGCGGGGCCGTGATCCTCTTCGACCCGATCTTCCAGGGCCTCGCCCTCTCCTTGATCGGCGGGGAGATCGCCTCGACCGCCATCTCGAGGGTCGCGGTGCCGGTTCTCTACTACATGATGCGGGCGCGGTCCGAACGGCCTCTCCCGGGGTCCCGTCCCGAAACGCTTTCTCGACCCAGGCGCTCGGCGGAGCCGGAGACGGTGACCGCGGCTCCCGTCGCGCCGGCGGTCTGA
- a CDS encoding DUF2892 domain-containing protein — protein sequence MDLNRALRGIAGTFVLLSVALGYFVNPWWLAFTAFVGLNLIQSAFTNWCPMMSFLRGAGIRE from the coding sequence ATGGATCTCAATCGAGCCCTGCGCGGCATCGCCGGAACGTTCGTTCTCCTCTCCGTGGCCCTGGGGTATTTCGTGAACCCCTGGTGGCTCGCCTTCACGGCCTTCGTGGGGTTGAACCTGATCCAGTCGGCGTTCACGAACTGGTGTCCCATGATGTCGTTCTTGCGCGGGGCGGGCATCCGGGAGTAG